A window of the Cystobacter fuscus genome harbors these coding sequences:
- a CDS encoding TspO/MBR family protein, whose product MTEHHALNSPSLSTLSNPTLRNESLAALGTFGALTAGAALLGARSSSSTQAWYRSLRKPRFQPPAWVFGPAWTTLYGLMSLSAWRVWNRPAGPRRSWALALWGVQLGFNALWSPLFFAKHRPRTALLDIAALGVSLAAYTGAARQVDRGAAWMMVPYLAWVGFASALNEEIVRLNPR is encoded by the coding sequence ATGACGGAGCACCACGCACTCAACAGCCCCTCGCTGTCGACGCTGAGCAACCCCACGCTGCGCAACGAGTCCCTCGCGGCCCTGGGGACCTTCGGGGCGCTCACCGCGGGTGCGGCCCTGCTGGGCGCTCGCTCCAGCAGCAGCACCCAGGCGTGGTACCGGAGCCTGCGCAAGCCGCGCTTCCAACCTCCCGCGTGGGTGTTCGGCCCGGCGTGGACGACGCTCTACGGCCTCATGTCCCTGTCGGCGTGGCGGGTGTGGAACCGGCCCGCGGGCCCCCGGCGCTCCTGGGCGCTCGCGCTGTGGGGCGTGCAGCTGGGCTTCAACGCCCTGTGGTCGCCCCTCTTCTTCGCGAAGCACCGCCCGCGCACGGCGCTCCTGGACATCGCGGCGCTCGGGGTGAGCCTCGCCGCGTACACCGGCGCGGCGCGCCAGGTAGACCGGGGGGCTGCGTGGATGATGGTGCCCTACCTCGCGTGGGTGGGCTTCGCCAGCGCGCTCAACGAGGAGATCGTCCGGCTCAACCCCCGCTGA
- a CDS encoding M50 family metallopeptidase, with product MRPLPEPPPLSTRALLACLVLAAAASVFLWQTVWLYPLRLLVTLMHESGHALTAWALGSHVSSVTISPATGGLTYHSLTGSRWKEMLIASGGYVGSSVAGALLLVAAGRMRSGRLLLWGLVAWMVGVAVLWVPLLPPDPGGAYAHFTGSSSSDGLFTLGFIAGMAALLGLIAWKGPVWLRRGVVLWIAALSCLLALQDIKGLFGFGLEVGVSDAHAMAELTWLPAPFWAAVWMALSLVAMGLGLRSILRRRERVRSRMPFGQISGG from the coding sequence ATGCGTCCCCTTCCGGAGCCGCCGCCCCTGTCCACCCGCGCCCTGCTCGCGTGCCTGGTGCTCGCCGCGGCCGCCAGTGTCTTCCTGTGGCAGACGGTGTGGCTCTACCCCTTGAGGCTGCTCGTCACGCTCATGCACGAGAGCGGACACGCCCTCACCGCCTGGGCCCTCGGCTCGCACGTGAGCAGCGTCACCATCAGCCCCGCCACCGGCGGCCTCACCTACCACTCCCTCACCGGCTCGCGCTGGAAGGAGATGCTCATCGCCTCCGGCGGCTACGTGGGCTCCTCCGTCGCCGGAGCCCTGCTGCTCGTGGCCGCCGGACGCATGCGCAGTGGACGATTGCTGCTCTGGGGTCTCGTGGCATGGATGGTGGGTGTCGCCGTGCTCTGGGTACCCCTGCTCCCGCCGGATCCCGGCGGCGCCTACGCGCACTTCACCGGCTCCTCGAGCTCGGACGGCCTCTTCACGCTCGGCTTCATCGCCGGCATGGCGGCCCTGCTGGGACTCATCGCGTGGAAGGGGCCGGTGTGGCTGCGGCGCGGCGTGGTGCTGTGGATCGCCGCGCTGTCGTGCCTGCTGGCGCTTCAAGACATCAAGGGTCTGTTTGGCTTTGGCCTGGAGGTGGGCGTCTCGGATGCCCACGCCATGGCCGAGCTCACCTGGCTGCCCGCGCCCTTCTGGGCGGCGGTGTGGATGGCGCTGTCGCTCGTGGCCATGGGGCTCGGGCTGCGCTCCATCCTCCGGCGCCGCGAGCGGGTGCGCTCGCGCATGCCGTTCGGTCAGATCAGCGGGGGTTGA